The Dongia rigui genome includes the window GCTTCCGGGACCAGGCCGAAGAAGGACATCTCGCATTGCCGCGCTTCGCGGAAATCGAGCTCCAGCAGGCCCAGCACCTTGTCATCCAGCATCAGGCGATAGAGATCGACATTCTGGCTGTCGAGAATGGCGCGCAGTTTTTCATCGGCCATGTGGAGGCGCGAATGCCACAGCCAGTCCTGGCCCACGCGGCGGAAGAGAGCGCGGAAATCGGCGACACCGGGGCTTCGCCACGGCGCCAGGACGAACGCCGCGTCAGCCGGTCGCACAGGGCGCGGCGGCGGGGCCTTCTTCATTTCCAGGCAGGTCACGACATTGGCAATGTGGCCGGGGGCCAGTGTCGAATAGCCGAGCGGCAGGGGCGGATGGGTCATGGATGGATGGCGCGTTGCTGTTGGCGACGCGCCATCACTAGACCCGAAACGCCCCCGGCATCAAGTCCGGGGGGTGCCGGCAGGACGCCTCACTTCACGATCGTAACGGGTGCCGAGGCATGGCTGACGACCGCGGTCGCGACTGAGCCTAAGAACAGGCGTGCCAATTCGTTGGTGGTGTTGGTGCCCATCACGATGTGGTCGGCCTTGTTCTTGGCCGCGTAGGAGACGATGGCATCGGCGACCGCGCTGCCATTCGCCACGACGCAATCATAGTTGTCGAACTTCCTGGCCTTGGCGCATTTCACGGCGGCGGCCAGCTGCTTGCTGGCCTGGGCCGCTGCCGCATTCATCGTCTCGGCATCCCAGTAATGCGTGCGGCGCGCCCGGGTCGGCACGACATTGACGGTGAGGAAAGTGAGCTTCGCCTCCGTCGCCTCGGCCAACTCCACCGCGCAATCCGCGACATGCCCGGTGATCTTCGACCCGTCAACCGCACACAGAATTCTTTTGATCGCCATGATGCGTTTCCTTTGTTGCCTGTTCGGGACTTTGGCCCGTCGCGACAGGGATAATGCACCCGTCGGAACCTTGGTTGCTTGACCAAGATCAAAAGATAGA containing:
- a CDS encoding GNAT family N-acetyltransferase yields the protein MTHPPLPLGYSTLAPGHIANVVTCLEMKKAPPPRPVRPADAAFVLAPWRSPGVADFRALFRRVGQDWLWHSRLHMADEKLRAILDSQNVDLYRLMLDDKVLGLLELDFREARQCEMSFFGLVPEAIGTGAGRYLVDRGIHLAWNRRAGQMPIERLWVHTCTFDHPNALGFYQKAGFVPYAFMVEVQDDPRLTGHLPREAAPHIPLVDPK
- a CDS encoding universal stress protein, coding for MAIKRILCAVDGSKITGHVADCAVELAEATEAKLTFLTVNVVPTRARRTHYWDAETMNAAAAQASKQLAAAVKCAKARKFDNYDCVVANGSAVADAIVSYAAKNKADHIVMGTNTTNELARLFLGSVATAVVSHASAPVTIVK